Proteins from a genomic interval of Vicia villosa cultivar HV-30 ecotype Madison, WI unplaced genomic scaffold, Vvil1.0 ctg.004760F_1_1, whole genome shotgun sequence:
- the LOC131642293 gene encoding uncharacterized protein LOC131642293: protein MEDLEQENHEFRDEVTTLRVGVERLTALVESLVASRNQPSSPPSPRATQMQTEVQTTAICEVSTTSVFVAPTTGPSHYQMPNGYSGGMSYNFVPEGYHPVTGAAQTTPIMTVTSPLVHTVPQAEELIYQVEPNEINGAYDDFQDQFQEIRKEIKALKGKNSFGKNAHDMCLVPNVKIPAKFKVPDFEKYKGNSCPQSHLTMYCRKMATHTDDDKLLIHYFQDSLTGAALKWYMGLDSTHISSFDDLVEAFIRQYKYNVDMAPDRDQLRAMAQKEKESFKEYAQRWREVAAQISPPMEEREMTKIFLKTLSSFYYERMVASAPTDFTEMVNMGMRLEEGVREGRLTMESESSIGTKKYGNNFQKKWEDETIAFPIDGGESQNSHSYQPLAYQQAPFIPYDQYPYVAAAQFKQPYQQTWAASPHNSSQDAPQNAAQNQNRQRNQNIPQRNQQKEDRRIDPIPMTYAQLWPYLIEKKAIAPRPTRPAKFPFPKEYNPNVKCDFHSGIVGHSIEDCNVLKEKVQDLVDKKILSFKDIGHMP, encoded by the coding sequence ATGGAAgaccttgaacaagagaatcatgAATTTCGTGATGAAGTAACTACTCTCCGTGTCGGTGTGGAAAGATTGACTGCTTTGGTGGAAAGCTTAGTGGCTTCTCGAAATCAACCATCATCTCCCCCATCTCCTCGTGCCACTCAAATGCAAACTGAAGTTCAGACTACGGCGATTTGCGAAGTTTCTACTACTAGTGTTTTTGTGGCTCCTACCACTGGTCCCTCTCACTATCAGATGCCTAATGGCTACTCTGGGGGCATGTCTTACAACTTTGTGCCAGAGGGATACCATCCTGTTACTGGAGCTGCTCAAACTACTCCTATAATGACCGTGACTTCACCCCTGGTACATACCGTGCCACAAGCTGAGGAACTCATTTACCAAGTTGAGCCTAATGAAATAAATGGAGCTTATGATGATTTCCAAGACCAATTCCAAGAGATACGAAAGGAGATTAAAGCCCTCAAAGGGAAGAAttcatttggaaagaatgctcatGATATGTGTCTTGTGCCAAATGTGAAAATACCTGCCAAGTTTAAAGTGCctgattttgaaaaatataaagggAATTCGTGTCCTCAgagccatttgaccatgtactgcaGAAAGATGGCCACTCATACTGATGATGATAAGTTATTGATCCACTATTTTCAAGATAGTCTAACTGGTGCTGCTTTGAAATGGTACATGGGATTGGATAGTACTCATATCAGTTCTTTTGATGACCTTGTGGAAGCGTTCattcgacaatacaagtataatgttgacatggctcctgatagagacCAACTCCGAGCCATGGCACAGAAGGAGAAAgagtctttcaaagagtatgcacaaagatggcgtgaggttgctgcCCAAATCTCTCCtcctatggaagaaagagagatgACCAAAATATTTCTAAAGACTCTAAGCTCATTTTACTATGAGAGGATGGTTGCCAGCGCTCCGACcgacttcactgaaatggtgaaTATGGGAATGCGACTAGAAGAAGGTGTACGAGAAGGACGGTTGACTATGGAATCTGAATCGTCGATTGGTACCAAGAAATATGGGAACAACTTTCAGAAGAAGTGGGAAGATGAAACTATTGCTTTTCCAATTGATGGTGGAGAGTCTCAGAACTCCCATTCCTACCAACCCTTAGCTTATCAGCAAGCACCATTCATACCATACGATCAATATCCATATGTTGCAGCCGCACAATTCAAGCAACCATACCAACAGACGTGGGCAGCTTCTCCTCATAATTCTTCACAGGATGCTCCTCAGAATgcagctcagaatcagaatcgtcAACGGAATCAGAATATACCTCAAAGGAACCAGCAGAAGGAGGATCGTCGCATTGAcccaattccaatgacctacgcTCAGCTATGGCCATATCTAATTGAGAAGAAAGCAATAGCTCCCAGACCAACCCGACCTGCAAAGTTTCCATTTCCTAAGGAATACAATCCAAACGTCAAGTGTGATTTTCACAGTGGGATAGTAGGTCACTCCATTGAAGATTGCAATGTTCTGAAGGAAAAAGTTCAAGATCTGGTTGACAAAAAGATACTCTCTTTCAAAGATATTGGTCATATGCCCTGA